The segment ATTCGGTGGTGAACATTTCGTCGCGAAACTTCGCCCAGTGGCCGGACTTCTCCCACAGCGAACGGTCCAGCAATTGCGGTGTGTGGACTTCCTGATAGCCGTGCTCGCGCAGCAGGCCGCGGATGTAATCCTGGATGGTGAGATAAATCTGCCAGCCCTTATCGTGCCAGAACGCCATGCCAGGCGCTTCTTCCTGAAAGTGAAACAGGTCCATCTGCTTGCCGATACGCCGGTGATCGCGCTTCTCGGCTTCTTCCAGCCGATGCAGGTATTCTTTCAATAGCTTCTTGTCGGCCCAGGCGGTGCCGTAAATGCGCTGCAGAACCTCGTTACTCTGATCGCCGCGCCAGTACGCGCCCGCCACTTTCATCAGCTTGAAGGCCTGTAATCTGCCGGTGCTGGGCACGTGCGGACCGCGGCACAGATCGACGAATTCGCCCTGCCGATACAAGGTGAGTTCCTCGTTAGCGGGGATATCGGCGATGATGCGCGCCTTGTATTCCTCGCCCATGCCCCGAAACAAGGCTACGGCCTCGTCGCGCGGAATGACCTCACGCTGAACGGTAAAGTCCCGCCGCGCCAGCTCCTCCATTTTCTTTTCGATTGCTTGCAGATCCTGCGTGGTAAACGGCCGCTCGTACGCGAAGTCGTAATAAAACCCGTTTTCGACCACGGGCCCGATCGTGACCTGCGCTTCGGGGAACAGAGACTTGACCGCCTGCGCCATCAGGTGCGCGGTCGAATGGCGGATAACTTCGAGACCCGCCATATCGCGGCCGGTTACGATGCTGAGCTTCGCGTCGTTTTCCAGCAGATACGAAGTATCCCGCAGCCTGCCATCGACCTCGCCCACGATCGCCGCTTTCGCAAGGCCGCGACCAATATCGGCGGCCACCGCGTGGACGGTAACGGGATGATCGTAATGGCGTTGACTGCCGTCGGGAAGGGTAATGTCGGGCATATCGCGTTCTCCAGTGGTGGCCGATACGAGGGGCCACTTGCGTGCAACTTGAATCGCCGCTCATCGGCGGCAAGGGCTGCGGAAGTTGGTAGGCGCGATTGGACTCGAACCAACGACCCCCACCATGTCAAGGTGGTGCTCTAACCAGCTGAGCTACGCGCCTAAATGCTAACCCCTTGGTGCCATCCATGGCTACGCATAACAGCTTCGCTCGACTCCGGCCCGGACGTCCTGTCCGGTCGCTCGGCGAGCGAAAGCTTTAATCGCTTTCGCTTGTTTCGCCTCGCCCAGCTGAGCTACGCGCCTGCAGTTTCAGAAAAAGTATCAACAATAAGCGCGAGCGGCAACTACTTTCTGACATCAAGGCTTCACTGGGAAGATCAATTCAGATCGACCTGCCTGACCAACAGCCAATTATCCGGTCTGCTGCTGAGCCGCGCCCAGCAGCTTTTCTTTCAACCGCCCGATCTCGTCACGCGCACTCGCGGCCTGCTCAAATTCCAGATTTCTCGCGTGCTCATACATGCGCTGCTCCAGTTGCCTGATGCGTTTGGCGGTGTG is part of the Gammaproteobacteria bacterium genome and harbors:
- the thrS gene encoding threonine--tRNA ligase, encoding MPDITLPDGSQRHYDHPVTVHAVAADIGRGLAKAAIVGEVDGRLRDTSYLLENDAKLSIVTGRDMAGLEVIRHSTAHLMAQAVKSLFPEAQVTIGPVVENGFYYDFAYERPFTTQDLQAIEKKMEELARRDFTVQREVIPRDEAVALFRGMGEEYKARIIADIPANEELTLYRQGEFVDLCRGPHVPSTGRLQAFKLMKVAGAYWRGDQSNEVLQRIYGTAWADKKLLKEYLHRLEEAEKRDHRRIGKQMDLFHFQEEAPGMAFWHDKGWQIYLTIQDYIRGLLREHGYQEVHTPQLLDRSLWEKSGHWAKFRDEMFTTESENHVFAVKPMNCPAHLQIYNQGLRSYRELPLRLAEFGSCHRNEASGTLHGLMRVRNFVQDDAHIFCTDDQILGEVSNFIDLVFQVYRDFGFDEVFTKLSTRPKERVGADELWDKAEAALQAALDHNQLAFALQPGEGAFYGPKIDFSLKDCIGRVWQLGTVQLDFSMPARLGAIYVAENGERQVPVMIHRAILGSLERFIGMLIEHHAGNLPLWLAPVQAVVLNIT